From the Myxococcaceae bacterium JPH2 genome, the window CCATTCGTCAGGCCATCGAGGCGATGCTCCGCTCCATCCTGGCGGAGGAGGACCGCGGCTTCATGATGGCCCGAGCGAAGCTGACGCTCGAAGTCCCCGCCTTGCGCGCCGCGGCCCTGCTGGACCGCGAGCGCAGCGCCCGGCTGCTCCAGGAGTTGCTCGCCAAGCGGTCCAAGCGCAAGGCCCTCGACTTCGAGCTGAAGGTGACCAGCGCCATCCTCGTCACCGCCGTCTTCGCCGCGATGGAAGCCTGGACCGAGTCAGGCGGCAAGGCGGACCTCATGAAGCTGGTGGGCCGCGCGCTGGAGGTCGCGGAGCAGGGCGCTCGCTTCGAGTCGAGCACGCCCAGCAGGCCCAAGCGCTAGCGATGGCAGGGCCGCGCCCCGGAGCCTCAGGGCCTCCCTGCCTCCGCGTTTCGCCCCGACGCAGGTGCGTTCGCACTCGACGCGTTTTCACGTGCCTCATGCCACCGCGCGCTCGTCAGCCCGAGGCGCGCCATGGCGGTACGACCGTTGCAAATGCGACGGCTCATGACCACCCCAGCCACACAGCTCGCGCCTGAGTCCCTGACGGAGTCAAACCCAGACGCCGCCGACCCTCAGCTCCAGTATGCCTGCCACCATCACGTGATGTGGTCGGAGGAGAGCGTTCTCGATGAGCGGAGCGCCACCCACTTGTGGCTCCTCCATCGCGCTCTGGAGCTGTTGGAGAACCTCGGGCCCTCGGGAGCCGACCCGCGAGTGGTGGCGGATGCCCTGCACATCGCCAGGTTCTTGAAGTTCAGCGTGACTCCGGATCTCAACTCCAAGCGTCCCTGGACAGACAACACCATCTTCCACGATGCGATGGTGAAGGGCCTGTATGACTGCGACTGGTCCAACCCGTGGATCAGCACCTGCACGTGGCAGAGCCACTTCTACAATCCCGTCACGAAGAAGAGCGTCGACACGGGCCTCAATGGCAACAACCCGACCGGGAAGGTCGCGCCCATCTACGCCGTCAATGCCATTCATCTCGGTCAGTACGAGCGACTCGCCGTCGCGAATCCAGACATCCGAGACCTGATCCAGTTCTTCTACTACCTCGGCATCGCGCTCCACTATTTCGAGGACCTGACGCAGCCGATGCACGCCCACAACTTCCCCA encodes:
- a CDS encoding TetR family transcriptional regulator — its product is MEGLRERKKRATRAAIQRAALQLFTQQGYDQTTTEEIARAADVSLGTLFNYFPNKEALVGDEYDPLFIRLLESRPPDEPPFTAIRQAIEAMLRSILAEEDRGFMMARAKLTLEVPALRAAALLDRERSARLLQELLAKRSKRKALDFELKVTSAILVTAVFAAMEAWTESGGKADLMKLVGRALEVAEQGARFESSTPSRPKR